One genomic region from Bacillus spongiae encodes:
- a CDS encoding MFS transporter, whose protein sequence is MLRLNRQRPLKIHPHVAHKLAKEHADSSNKKTIVALAIITAICLTGDSMLYIVLPTQWKEIGLTSLVQVGMLLSINRFVRLPLNPLIGYIYKKVDFRKGILLAVVLSGITTIGYGIVEDIRIWVILRSSWGLAWSLFKLGSYLLILQLSNDLNRGNLMGTYNGLYKLGSLVGMLLGGVFADLFGLKIISIFLGIFAFVSIYFVFKYIPKTIQGNEHPVLKGKSSFIDTIKMIRNKKIMNILFTAFLFNMLLNGMLTATLSHVINVKFADELEMLGVALGAATVAGILQALRWGMLPFITPKVGSLLDKTKNKNIFLEVSFVCAAIFLFLIPLPIQLGIWLPIMFVNLLISSIIITIIDSILTDYVSKRKNKVFIMTTFTVIVDLGAALGPISSYTMEQKVGLTSLFWLSAGIALLLSVYWFLTSTPSTTATKCTQSRLFRNKEI, encoded by the coding sequence ATGTTGCGGTTAAACAGACAAAGACCACTTAAAATACATCCGCATGTTGCTCACAAATTAGCAAAGGAGCATGCGGATTCTTCCAATAAGAAAACGATTGTAGCACTCGCCATCATAACTGCTATCTGTTTAACAGGAGATTCAATGTTATATATTGTTTTACCTACTCAGTGGAAGGAAATTGGATTAACATCCTTAGTGCAGGTAGGGATGCTCCTATCAATTAATCGATTTGTTAGACTTCCTTTAAACCCGTTGATAGGATATATCTATAAAAAAGTTGATTTTCGAAAGGGTATTTTGCTTGCTGTCGTATTAAGTGGAATTACTACTATTGGATATGGCATTGTGGAAGATATTCGGATTTGGGTTATCCTCAGATCTTCTTGGGGACTTGCATGGTCATTATTTAAACTTGGTAGCTATTTATTAATTTTACAACTATCCAATGATTTAAACCGAGGAAACCTGATGGGGACGTATAATGGGCTGTATAAGCTTGGAAGTCTTGTTGGGATGTTGTTAGGTGGAGTTTTTGCCGATTTATTTGGATTAAAAATAATAAGTATTTTCCTAGGGATCTTTGCATTTGTTAGTATTTATTTTGTTTTTAAATACATTCCGAAAACGATTCAAGGAAATGAACATCCAGTTTTAAAGGGTAAATCTTCATTCATCGATACAATAAAAATGATTCGAAATAAAAAGATAATGAACATCCTGTTTACCGCTTTTCTATTTAATATGCTTTTAAATGGAATGCTTACGGCTACACTGAGTCACGTTATTAATGTGAAATTTGCAGATGAGCTAGAAATGCTAGGTGTTGCACTAGGGGCAGCAACGGTTGCCGGAATATTACAGGCACTTAGATGGGGAATGTTACCGTTTATTACCCCAAAAGTTGGAAGTCTACTGGACAAAACAAAGAATAAAAACATCTTTCTAGAAGTGTCTTTCGTTTGTGCGGCCATTTTTTTATTCTTAATACCTTTACCAATACAGTTAGGGATTTGGTTACCCATAATGTTTGTGAATTTATTAATTTCGTCAATTATAATTACGATTATTGATTCAATTCTTACGGATTATGTATCGAAACGAAAAAATAAAGTATTTATTATGACGACTTTCACCGTAATAGTTGATTTAGGTGCAGCCCTTGGTCCTATTTCGAGTTACACGATGGAGCAAAAGGTTGGTTTGACAAGTTTATTTTGGCTCTCTGCAGGAATAGCTTTATTATTATCCGTTTATTGGTTCCTAACGAGTACCCCCTCTACCACAGCGACGAAGTGTACACAATCCCGTTTATTCAGAAATAAGGAAATTTAG
- a CDS encoding ribonucleoside-diphosphate reductase subunit alpha has translation MGNSQVKTTRDIMEDLVALEMAFPQLSFKEYQDKVWTSMTETSNASMDDFLILAALERISQFEPDWTYVAARVYLNRLYKQSCENRQTEKPYDSFYDLVSSLTSKGLYSEDLLTYYSKEEFNLLQVELSPEKDELFTYIGLVTLAERYLAKSHQGEIFELPQERFMIIAMELMKLETKDKRIALIKEAYWALSNLYMTVATPTLANAGKNQGQLSSCFIDTVDDSLRGIYDSNTDIATLSKNGGGIGVYLGKIRSRGSSIKGFKGVSSGVIPWMKQLNNTAVAVDQLGQRQGAIAVYLDIWHKDILSFLDTRLNNGDERQRTHDLFTGVCIPDLFMEAVEKRDSWYLFDPHEVREKLGYSLEDYFDQTKGDGEFRQRYWECVHHPTLTKEEVPAIELFKRIMISQLETGTPYMFYRDTVNRMNANHHQGLIYCSNLCTEITQNMSATTFESEKVIDGQIVTAKNPGDFVVCNLSSISLAKSVKADVLERLIEIQVRMLDNVIDVNTIPLPQAELTNQKYRGIGLGTFGWHHLLALEGIKWESEQAVEYGDRIYEKIAYLTIKASVELAKEKGAYPAFEGSDWQTGAYFSKRGYGTEEWAELQTDVQTYGIRNGYVMAIAPNSSTSIIAGSTASIDPIFRKEYSEEKKDYKIPVTAPDLSPETTWYYSSAYQINQHWSIKQNAMRQRHIDQSISFNLYVSNDIKARALLDLHFDAWNSGLKTTYYTRSTSAANIEECESCHS, from the coding sequence ATGGGAAATTCTCAAGTAAAAACGACAAGGGATATCATGGAAGATTTGGTTGCATTAGAAATGGCCTTTCCACAGCTATCGTTTAAAGAATATCAAGATAAAGTTTGGACGAGTATGACGGAGACGTCAAACGCTTCAATGGATGATTTTCTCATTTTAGCTGCTCTTGAGCGCATTAGCCAATTTGAACCAGATTGGACATACGTTGCCGCTAGAGTATATCTTAACCGCCTTTATAAGCAGTCATGTGAGAATCGACAAACAGAAAAACCGTATGACTCTTTTTATGACTTGGTTAGCTCGTTAACGAGCAAGGGGCTATATAGCGAAGATTTACTCACTTATTATTCGAAGGAAGAGTTTAATCTTTTACAGGTAGAGCTTTCACCAGAAAAAGATGAGCTATTTACATATATAGGATTAGTGACACTAGCAGAAAGATATCTTGCAAAGAGTCATCAAGGTGAAATATTTGAGCTACCACAAGAACGTTTTATGATTATTGCAATGGAATTGATGAAATTAGAAACAAAAGATAAAAGAATCGCATTGATTAAGGAAGCGTATTGGGCTTTATCAAATCTATATATGACAGTTGCCACTCCAACGCTTGCAAATGCAGGGAAAAACCAAGGCCAATTGTCAAGCTGCTTTATTGATACAGTTGATGATTCCTTGAGAGGTATTTATGATTCAAATACTGATATTGCAACGCTTAGTAAAAATGGCGGAGGAATCGGTGTTTATTTAGGGAAAATTCGTAGCAGGGGCAGTAGTATAAAGGGATTCAAAGGCGTTAGCTCTGGGGTTATTCCGTGGATGAAACAACTTAATAATACAGCTGTTGCAGTAGACCAACTAGGTCAACGTCAAGGTGCGATTGCTGTCTATTTAGATATTTGGCATAAAGACATACTTTCCTTTCTAGATACAAGGCTAAACAATGGTGATGAAAGGCAACGAACACATGATTTATTTACTGGTGTTTGTATCCCGGATTTGTTTATGGAAGCTGTTGAGAAGCGCGACTCGTGGTATTTATTTGATCCACATGAAGTAAGGGAAAAATTAGGCTACTCCTTGGAGGATTATTTCGATCAAACGAAGGGAGATGGGGAATTCCGCCAGCGTTATTGGGAATGTGTACATCATCCAACCTTAACAAAGGAGGAAGTACCTGCGATCGAGCTATTTAAACGAATTATGATTTCTCAGCTTGAAACGGGGACACCATACATGTTTTACCGTGACACGGTCAATAGAATGAACGCCAACCATCATCAAGGTCTAATCTATTGCTCCAATTTGTGTACAGAAATTACACAAAACATGAGTGCGACCACATTTGAGTCAGAAAAAGTGATTGATGGCCAAATTGTTACAGCTAAAAACCCAGGTGACTTTGTTGTTTGTAATCTGTCTTCCATCTCCCTTGCCAAGAGTGTTAAAGCGGACGTGTTAGAACGGTTAATTGAGATACAAGTCCGAATGCTTGATAATGTCATTGATGTCAACACGATTCCATTACCTCAAGCGGAGCTAACGAACCAAAAGTATAGAGGAATCGGCCTAGGCACATTTGGCTGGCACCATTTGTTAGCTTTAGAAGGAATTAAATGGGAAAGTGAACAAGCAGTAGAGTATGGAGATCGAATTTATGAAAAAATTGCTTATTTAACGATTAAGGCTAGTGTGGAATTGGCGAAGGAAAAAGGAGCCTATCCAGCTTTTGAAGGATCAGATTGGCAAACAGGCGCTTATTTCTCAAAAAGAGGGTATGGCACAGAAGAGTGGGCAGAACTGCAAACGGATGTTCAAACATACGGAATTCGTAACGGCTATGTGATGGCGATTGCGCCAAACTCATCAACCTCAATCATTGCAGGGTCAACTGCTAGTATTGATCCGATTTTCCGAAAAGAATATTCAGAAGAAAAGAAGGATTACAAAATACCAGTGACAGCACCTGACCTTTCACCAGAAACAACATGGTATTATTCGAGCGCCTACCAAATTAATCAACATTGGAGTATTAAGCAAAATGCGATGAGACAAAGGCATATTGATCAGTCGATTTCCTTTAATTTGTATGTTTCCAATGATATTAAAGCGAGAGCTTTGCTTGATTTGCACTTTGATGCATGGAATTCTGGCTTAAAAACAACCTATTACACTCGTTCAACCTCGGCTGCAAACATTGAAGAATGTGAGAGCTGTCATAGCTAA
- a CDS encoding GNAT family N-acetyltransferase: MNNVVQANITDLDKVVYIDSEVIGNTSRRRIVKNAIDEKRCLIVKEMNDIVGFLIYDTHFFECSFISLIIVSPSKRRKGYASQLIDYMMSHSPTTKVFSSTNRSNERMKLVFEKKGFSQSGIIENLDEGDPEIIYYKTR; the protein is encoded by the coding sequence ATGAATAACGTTGTCCAAGCTAACATTACAGACTTAGATAAGGTAGTGTATATCGATAGTGAAGTAATCGGAAATACAAGTAGGAGAAGGATTGTTAAAAATGCTATCGATGAAAAGCGATGTTTAATTGTTAAGGAAATGAATGATATTGTCGGGTTTTTAATTTACGATACTCATTTCTTCGAATGTTCCTTTATATCACTGATTATTGTTTCTCCATCAAAAAGACGTAAAGGATATGCAAGCCAGCTGATCGATTATATGATGAGTCATTCACCTACTACTAAAGTATTTTCATCTACTAATCGCTCTAACGAACGTATGAAGCTAGTATTTGAGAAGAAGGGGTTTAGTCAAAGTGGAATAATAGAGAATTTAGACGAAGGAGATCCTGAGATTATCTATTATAAAACAAGATAG
- a CDS encoding NAD(P)-binding domain-containing protein yields the protein MKQIQNDSFPVAIIGGGPVGLATAAQLTKKGENFILFEAGKTIGSSVLEWGHVRMFSTWKYNIDKASKELLEHSGWLAPNENGLPTGKDLVDKYLHPLSSLPEIRENIMLNAKVVGVAKKGLNKLKTDQREDVPFEVYVEIDGEMKMFTAKAVIDSSGTWKSPNPSLSNGIWTKAEKQLKNHIHYGIPNVNQLEERYKNKTIMVVGSGHSAINSLLDFAKLKEKYSDTTVYWVIRKKHVSETYGGQEDDELQARGELGIKIQKLVESNQINVITPFYIRDLQENQGKISVFGELNKEEITLNHIDELVVSTGFRPDVTFLNEIRLNLDPAVESVEALAPLIDPNIHSCGTVRPHGEAELRQPEKNFYIVGMKSYGRAPTFLLATGYEQVRSVVDYLSGDLARAKEVHLDLPETGVCSSGIGNGTANSCCGPSPTPKSSNSSSCCG from the coding sequence ATGAAACAAATTCAAAACGACTCTTTCCCAGTTGCGATAATTGGTGGTGGACCAGTTGGTCTTGCTACAGCTGCTCAGCTAACGAAAAAAGGAGAGAACTTCATTTTATTTGAAGCAGGAAAGACAATTGGATCCAGTGTTCTTGAGTGGGGACACGTAAGAATGTTTTCGACTTGGAAATATAATATTGATAAAGCTTCAAAAGAATTACTCGAACATTCAGGGTGGCTAGCTCCAAATGAAAATGGTCTTCCAACAGGTAAGGATCTAGTAGACAAGTATCTTCACCCTTTAAGCAGCTTACCAGAAATAAGAGAAAACATTATGCTAAATGCAAAAGTGGTAGGAGTTGCGAAAAAAGGGTTAAATAAATTAAAGACAGATCAAAGAGAAGATGTTCCTTTCGAGGTTTATGTGGAAATCGATGGAGAAATGAAAATGTTCACTGCAAAAGCAGTAATCGATTCGTCTGGAACTTGGAAAAGCCCTAACCCTTCTCTTTCAAACGGTATTTGGACAAAGGCTGAGAAACAATTAAAAAATCACATCCACTACGGAATTCCGAATGTGAATCAATTAGAAGAGCGATATAAAAATAAAACGATTATGGTTGTAGGAAGTGGGCATTCAGCCATCAATTCCCTTCTCGACTTTGCCAAATTAAAAGAAAAATATTCAGATACAACGGTATATTGGGTCATTCGAAAGAAGCATGTAAGTGAGACATATGGTGGGCAGGAAGATGATGAGTTACAAGCACGTGGAGAGCTTGGAATTAAGATTCAAAAATTGGTGGAATCAAACCAAATTAACGTAATTACTCCTTTTTATATTCGTGACCTTCAAGAGAATCAGGGGAAAATTAGTGTGTTTGGAGAACTAAACAAAGAAGAAATTACGCTAAATCATATTGATGAATTAGTTGTTAGCACGGGGTTTAGACCAGATGTAACCTTTTTAAACGAAATTAGGTTAAACCTTGATCCTGCGGTTGAGAGTGTTGAAGCTCTAGCTCCTTTAATTGATCCGAATATTCATAGTTGTGGAACTGTAAGGCCGCATGGGGAAGCAGAGTTACGACAACCGGAAAAGAACTTTTATATTGTGGGAATGAAAAGTTATGGAAGAGCACCAACGTTTTTACTCGCGACTGGGTATGAACAAGTACGTTCTGTAGTGGATTATCTATCCGGAGATTTAGCAAGAGCAAAAGAAGTGCACTTAGATTTACCTGAAACAGGGGTTTGTAGTTCAGGAATAGGAAATGGAACCGCGAATAGCTGTTGTGGACCAAGTCCAACACCTAAAAGCAGCAATAGTAGTTCATGTTGCGGTTAA
- a CDS encoding ribonucleotide-diphosphate reductase subunit beta, producing MMTNLQKRRLMDHDAPNRSTNIVNGRNSNILNWDDVRFPWAYPKYKRMLANFWTPFEINMSKDIKQFPMLTPKEQESFLKIIGLLALLDSIQTDFAGKVADYLTDSSLNALMIILAQQEVIHNHSYSYVLSSIVDKKTQDEVFEFWRSEPTLQKRNDFVTSGYQDFVEKPSIESLLKAIIFDVILEGLFFYSGFAFFYHLARNQKMVATSTMINYINRDEQIHVGLFEKIYKEVLKENPQYDTESLRQYGTDTFREAALLEIEWGKEVIGDGVKGILLSELEAYIKFMANKRAEQLGFDAPFEGYRTNPMRWIIAYQEVDLGKTDFFEQKSRQYTKTTDSNGFDEL from the coding sequence ATGATGACAAATTTACAAAAGAGACGACTTATGGATCATGATGCACCTAATCGAAGTACGAATATTGTAAACGGAAGGAATTCAAATATATTAAATTGGGATGATGTACGCTTTCCTTGGGCTTATCCAAAATACAAACGAATGCTGGCTAACTTTTGGACTCCCTTTGAAATTAATATGTCCAAGGATATAAAGCAGTTTCCCATGTTAACACCGAAGGAGCAGGAATCATTTTTAAAAATTATTGGGCTCTTAGCATTATTAGACAGCATTCAAACGGACTTTGCTGGAAAAGTAGCAGACTATTTAACGGACTCTAGTTTAAATGCTTTGATGATTATTCTAGCTCAGCAGGAAGTAATCCATAATCATTCCTATAGTTATGTATTATCGAGTATTGTAGATAAAAAAACACAAGATGAAGTATTTGAATTTTGGAGAAGTGAACCTACCCTTCAAAAAAGAAATGATTTTGTTACATCTGGGTATCAAGACTTTGTTGAAAAACCGTCAATTGAGTCGTTATTAAAAGCTATTATTTTTGATGTTATTTTAGAAGGGTTGTTCTTCTATAGTGGCTTTGCCTTCTTTTATCACCTTGCAAGAAATCAAAAGATGGTCGCTACGAGCACGATGATTAATTATATTAATCGAGATGAACAAATACACGTCGGCCTTTTTGAAAAGATCTATAAAGAGGTGTTAAAAGAGAACCCTCAATATGATACCGAATCTCTTAGACAATATGGTACAGACACGTTCCGTGAAGCTGCCTTATTGGAAATAGAGTGGGGAAAAGAAGTCATTGGTGATGGAGTAAAAGGAATTCTTCTTTCTGAATTAGAAGCTTACATTAAGTTTATGGCAAATAAAAGAGCAGAACAGCTTGGATTTGATGCGCCTTTCGAAGGATATCGGACCAATCCGATGCGCTGGATCATAGCGTATCAGGAAGTAGATTTAGGAAAAACGGACTTTTTTGAACAGAAATCCAGACAGTATACAAAGACGACAGATAGTAATGGATTTGATGAATTATAG
- a CDS encoding DNA topoisomerase III, translating into MKLIIAEKPDQGATLAKPFPHKKGKGYIEILPNHYFPKGAYVTWAVGHLLQLQAPEKYDASWKKWTLTNLPLIPDRFQYEVTRSKYKQFQLVKSLLKKTEVTEIIHAGDAGREGELIVRNIIHFAKVKLPMKRLWISSLTTKAITEGFQKLLDESETKSLYYEAYARACADWVVGMNASRSYTLLLKEKGIADVFSAGRVQTPTLALIVKREKEIEQFTSEPFWEVIAKFHMDQKKYEGKWHLKGDSRIKEKGLGEKIAAFCQGKRAKVASIEKERKEYQPPLLFNLSSLQATANKAFTFSPKKTLDILQKLYQKGLVSYPRSDSNYVTKGEAEMFPEILAKVAEIGNYKEFFPLPQPSILHNKRYVNEKKVTDHYAIIPTEQVKDPSKLSADEEKLYDLIIRRLLAAHHEKAIFDYTTISTLVDSRAEFISKGKQQIQEGWRKVIFHKEKDKDTILPPIEKGEEGDVQKVTLKEGKTQPPKRYTEGQLITLMKTAGKHIENDELEKVLMKTEGLGTEATRAGIITMLKDRKYVEIKRNQVFATNKAKVLIEAIGDKILASPEMTAKWEQRLLEIGEGKASPGAFMEQVKKLTIKIIQDAKEDATKWKFDGIDTHSIQAVNKFSLGKSVGICPLCGGKVLDKGTFYGCSEYKSKQCRFTLSKKILGKTVSQTNAKKLLKEGKTNVIKGLKKGEKTFDASLKWNKEEKKIQFDF; encoded by the coding sequence ATGAAACTAATCATAGCTGAAAAGCCGGACCAAGGTGCTACATTGGCTAAGCCGTTTCCACATAAAAAAGGGAAGGGATATATTGAGATTTTGCCTAATCACTATTTTCCAAAAGGTGCTTATGTAACATGGGCGGTGGGGCATCTATTACAATTGCAGGCGCCCGAAAAGTATGATGCTTCGTGGAAGAAGTGGACACTTACCAATTTGCCTCTAATTCCAGATCGTTTTCAATATGAAGTTACACGTTCGAAATATAAACAATTCCAACTCGTAAAATCATTATTGAAGAAAACAGAAGTAACTGAAATCATTCATGCAGGTGATGCAGGACGAGAAGGAGAACTAATTGTCCGCAACATTATTCATTTTGCGAAAGTTAAGCTACCAATGAAAAGGCTATGGATTAGTTCGTTAACGACAAAAGCGATTACAGAGGGCTTTCAAAAATTACTCGATGAAAGTGAAACGAAAAGTTTGTACTATGAGGCGTATGCACGAGCATGTGCCGATTGGGTGGTCGGCATGAATGCATCAAGATCCTACACGTTACTGTTAAAGGAAAAGGGGATAGCTGATGTATTTTCGGCGGGACGTGTGCAAACACCCACATTAGCTTTAATCGTTAAACGAGAAAAAGAAATTGAGCAATTTACATCAGAACCATTCTGGGAAGTCATCGCTAAGTTTCATATGGACCAAAAAAAATACGAAGGGAAATGGCATCTAAAGGGCGACTCTCGAATTAAAGAAAAAGGCTTAGGCGAGAAGATTGCTGCCTTTTGTCAAGGGAAAAGAGCAAAAGTCGCTTCTATTGAAAAAGAGCGTAAAGAATATCAGCCCCCCTTATTATTTAATTTATCCTCTTTACAAGCAACAGCAAACAAAGCGTTTACGTTCTCACCTAAGAAAACGTTAGATATTTTGCAAAAGCTGTATCAAAAAGGACTGGTTTCCTATCCACGCTCCGACTCGAACTATGTAACGAAAGGCGAAGCGGAGATGTTTCCAGAAATTTTAGCAAAGGTGGCTGAAATAGGGAACTATAAAGAATTTTTCCCATTACCACAACCATCTATTTTACATAATAAACGTTATGTAAATGAAAAAAAGGTAACAGATCATTATGCCATTATCCCTACGGAACAAGTGAAGGACCCTAGTAAACTGTCAGCAGATGAAGAGAAATTATATGACTTAATTATTCGACGCTTACTTGCTGCCCATCACGAGAAAGCCATCTTTGATTATACGACCATATCCACACTCGTTGACAGTCGAGCAGAATTTATTTCAAAGGGAAAGCAGCAAATTCAAGAAGGATGGCGAAAAGTGATTTTTCATAAAGAGAAGGACAAGGACACGATTCTCCCACCTATTGAAAAGGGGGAGGAGGGAGATGTTCAAAAGGTTACGTTAAAAGAGGGGAAAACACAGCCCCCGAAGAGATACACAGAAGGGCAGCTCATTACGCTAATGAAAACAGCTGGAAAGCATATAGAGAATGATGAGCTAGAGAAAGTTTTAATGAAAACAGAAGGTCTAGGGACAGAAGCAACCCGTGCGGGAATTATTACAATGTTAAAGGATAGAAAGTATGTAGAAATTAAACGAAACCAAGTCTTTGCAACAAATAAAGCGAAAGTACTCATCGAGGCTATCGGCGACAAAATTCTTGCCTCCCCAGAAATGACTGCTAAATGGGAGCAAAGACTCCTTGAAATCGGTGAAGGAAAGGCTTCCCCAGGTGCGTTTATGGAACAGGTGAAAAAACTAACCATCAAAATTATTCAAGATGCTAAAGAAGATGCGACAAAGTGGAAATTTGATGGAATCGATACTCATTCCATTCAAGCAGTTAATAAGTTTTCTTTAGGTAAATCAGTGGGGATTTGTCCGCTTTGTGGTGGAAAAGTTCTTGACAAAGGAACCTTTTACGGCTGTAGTGAATATAAGTCAAAGCAATGTAGATTTACTTTATCGAAAAAAATATTAGGTAAAACTGTTTCGCAGACCAACGCTAAAAAGCTGTTAAAAGAAGGGAAAACAAATGTCATAAAAGGACTAAAAAAAGGGGAAAAGACCTTTGACGCAAGCCTGAAGTGGAATAAGGAAGAAAAGAAAATTCAATTTGATTTTTAA
- a CDS encoding glycerophosphodiester phosphodiesterase: MRITLYFIIMVMTAFFLYMQFANIVFQNPSPFTKVIAHRGASGFAPENTLAAFDLAVEMKADYIELDLQMSKDGELIVIHDPSVERTTNGSGLIQDLTYEEILQFDAGSWFHQQFSGEKVPTLKEVLDRYVGEIGLLIELKEPYRYPGIEQKLAMELTPYLDQKGENSSIVVQSFDIESVQLFHEYAPTIPIGIVISKDNFQGVEQLSDFAIFADFISPSKGVISNRFIQTTEMLELETYPWTIKNQEMYKWLYNIDVNGIITDYPNYENKSERYMNYISTALIICLTIPFATVSLMEMVVYLWNRRGWRKKR; this comes from the coding sequence GTGAGAATCACCCTTTATTTCATCATAATGGTGATGACCGCTTTTTTTCTGTACATGCAGTTCGCGAACATCGTATTTCAAAATCCTTCTCCATTTACAAAAGTGATTGCTCATCGTGGAGCTTCAGGATTTGCACCAGAAAATACACTGGCAGCATTTGATTTAGCCGTAGAAATGAAGGCGGACTATATTGAGTTAGATTTACAAATGAGTAAAGATGGAGAACTAATCGTTATTCATGACCCATCAGTGGAACGGACAACGAATGGTTCTGGGCTTATCCAGGATTTAACCTACGAAGAAATTCTTCAATTTGACGCTGGTAGTTGGTTCCATCAACAATTTTCGGGTGAGAAGGTACCCACCCTTAAGGAAGTATTAGATCGATATGTTGGAGAAATCGGCCTACTCATTGAACTTAAAGAGCCATATCGATATCCAGGAATTGAACAAAAATTAGCTATGGAGTTAACCCCTTACCTTGACCAAAAAGGGGAAAATAGCTCGATCGTTGTTCAATCTTTCGATATAGAGTCTGTTCAATTGTTTCATGAATACGCCCCTACGATTCCGATTGGTATCGTCATTTCAAAGGATAACTTTCAAGGGGTAGAACAATTATCAGATTTCGCAATATTTGCCGATTTTATTAGTCCAAGTAAAGGGGTTATAAGTAATCGTTTCATTCAGACAACAGAGATGTTGGAACTTGAAACATACCCTTGGACAATAAAAAATCAAGAGATGTATAAATGGCTTTATAATATAGATGTGAACGGAATTATTACGGATTATCCTAATTATGAAAATAAATCAGAAAGGTATATGAATTATATCTCTACGGCTCTTATTATATGCTTAACGATCCCTTTTGCTACTGTTAGTTTAATGGAGATGGTCGTCTATTTATGGAACCGGAGAGGGTGGCGAAAGAAGCGTTAG
- a CDS encoding YjcZ family sporulation protein, with the protein MGFCGCGYPEPYTGGTGNVFVLIVVLFILLIIVGAVCFAY; encoded by the coding sequence ATGGGTTTTTGCGGTTGCGGCTATCCTGAACCATATACTGGCGGAACTGGAAATGTGTTTGTGTTGATTGTTGTATTGTTTATCTTGTTAATTATCGTTGGTGCCGTTTGCTTCGCTTACTAG
- a CDS encoding WecB/TagA/CpsF family glycosyltransferase encodes MKVDVLGVPFDNTTRKDALRQLLNFLTEDHNHLLITPNPEIVMEAQEDEELMKILNEAELVVPDGIGVVLASKFEKNSIKERVPGCDLMFDLFEVMKDMEKSVYILGGAPGVAEKAKRRMGEKYRNLNIIGVHHGYFNEQEEEKIINEIKQLKPDLLMVGLGCPRQEKWIYKNKHKLPVKVSAGIGGTIDIMAGTAKRAPIIFQKMGLEWLHRLLAQPTRIRRIIKLPLFLLTVLKNKINRK; translated from the coding sequence ATGAAAGTAGATGTTTTGGGGGTTCCATTTGATAATACAACAAGAAAAGATGCATTACGTCAACTGTTGAACTTTCTTACGGAAGATCACAACCACTTATTAATAACACCAAATCCAGAAATCGTTATGGAGGCACAAGAGGATGAGGAGCTCATGAAGATTTTGAATGAGGCAGAACTTGTTGTTCCTGATGGGATTGGCGTTGTGTTAGCTTCAAAATTTGAAAAGAACTCTATTAAAGAAAGGGTTCCAGGTTGTGATTTGATGTTTGATTTATTTGAGGTTATGAAAGATATGGAAAAGTCCGTGTACATTCTAGGCGGCGCACCAGGAGTTGCTGAAAAAGCAAAGAGAAGGATGGGAGAAAAATATCGTAATCTTAACATCATAGGCGTTCATCATGGCTATTTTAATGAACAAGAGGAAGAAAAAATAATAAATGAGATTAAACAGCTGAAGCCCGATTTACTTATGGTAGGCTTAGGTTGCCCAAGACAAGAAAAATGGATTTACAAAAATAAACATAAATTACCTGTGAAAGTTAGTGCTGGTATAGGTGGGACGATCGATATCATGGCTGGAACAGCCAAAAGGGCTCCTATCATTTTTCAAAAAATGGGGCTAGAATGGCTACATCGCTTACTTGCCCAGCCTACACGAATTCGTAGAATCATAAAGCTGCCACTTTTTTTATTAACAGTATTAAAAAATAAGATTAATAGAAAATAA
- a CDS encoding DUF2185 domain-containing protein → MGWFKKKTKRFPLKGDKIKQLIDSNEGCITSNRITIDGLKVGFMYREEPYQNGNPDSGWRFLAGDESDEYMENTENHSVYQLNTICNYDKDIIPFLNSALGTVYIRDENDRFILDETLED, encoded by the coding sequence ATGGGGTGGTTTAAAAAGAAAACAAAGAGGTTCCCTTTAAAAGGTGACAAAATTAAACAACTGATTGATTCCAATGAAGGCTGTATTACTTCTAATAGAATAACAATTGATGGTTTAAAAGTAGGCTTTATGTATCGTGAAGAGCCATATCAAAATGGAAATCCTGATAGTGGTTGGAGGTTCTTGGCTGGGGATGAAAGCGATGAATATATGGAAAATACCGAAAACCATTCAGTTTATCAACTGAACACAATCTGTAATTATGATAAAGATATAATTCCATTTCTTAACTCGGCACTAGGTACTGTTTACATTCGTGACGAGAATGATAGATTTATTCTTGATGAAACATTAGAAGATTAA